In Manis javanica isolate MJ-LG chromosome X, MJ_LKY, whole genome shotgun sequence, the DNA window AAAATTTTGTCTCCTgccattttttgttctttgtttgtttggTAGGAAGTTTTAACTACTGCTTCAATTCTTTTAGTAGTTCGAGAACTATtcatgatttgtttttcttctttagtcaaTTTTGGTAAGCTATAGTTTTCTAGGAATTGGTCCATTCCCTCTGTGTtctcaaatttattggcataaagtttccttattttttaattctctgctgTATATAACCTGTAAttatgtctcctttttcattgctAATATTGGTTATTTGTGccttctcactttttttcttgatcaataTCACCAGAGGTTTGTCTCttttattagtcttttcaaagaatcaacttcTGGCTTTGTTGCTCCTCTCTattgtgtctttgttttctatttctttaatttctgctcttatctttttTGATCTCTTTCCCTCCACATTTTTTGGATTTattctgttgttctttttctaatttcttaaattgGACACTGAGCTCATTAATTTTCAGCCTCTCTTGTTTTCTAATTTGTGCAATTAAggatataaatttccctctaaataCTGCTTTTCTTCAAGTTTAGACATGTCATATTTCATTATACTTTGGTTCCAAGTACTTCAACATTTCCATAATGGTTACTTATTTAATCTGTGAGTTATGTAGAAGTGTGTTTTTAAACTTCTAAttgtttgagtttttaaaatttatctcttTGTTATTGAAATCAATTTTAATTGCTTTATGGTCAGAAGATGTGTGTGTGATAATAgctctttaaaatttattgagacttgcttAGTACatgatcaatattttttaatgtttcctacATGCTTTATAAGAATGTATGTTTTCTAATTGTTGAATACAGAGATAAGTCTATTATCAAGTTGTTAATTGTACTGTTCAAGTTTTCTATATCTATACTGATTTTGTGGTCATGATATATAAGTAATTGTAAGTGGTATATTAATATTCAACTATGATGGTAGATTTGTCTATTTATCCTTGtagttctttttataattttatacattttgaggATATTTCATTAGGAAT includes these proteins:
- the KANTR gene encoding KDM5C adjacent transcript, which produces MSPFSLLILVICAFSLFFLINITRGLSLLLVFSKNQLLALLLLSIVSLFSISLISALIFFDLFPSTFFGFILLFFF